A single region of the Alphaproteobacteria bacterium genome encodes:
- a CDS encoding SRPBCC family protein produces the protein MSKSEFVYTTFIKTTPQKLWDALINPEFMKQYWFGMHCESDWKAGSPWKLCFPDGQTADAGEIVESVPPKRLAIKWRNEWNPEFKADGYSHCVFDIEPEDAAVKLTVTHSIDTAPSKLIEGVSGGWPKVLSNLKSLLETGQVVLDKHVDCRTKTSAAA, from the coding sequence ATGAGTAAGAGCGAATTCGTTTACACGACCTTTATCAAGACAACACCGCAAAAGCTGTGGGACGCCCTGATCAACCCTGAATTCATGAAGCAATACTGGTTTGGCATGCATTGCGAGAGCGACTGGAAGGCCGGTTCACCATGGAAACTGTGCTTTCCTGACGGCCAAACCGCCGACGCCGGCGAGATCGTCGAAAGTGTTCCCCCTAAGCGCCTTGCCATCAAGTGGCGCAATGAATGGAATCCCGAGTTCAAAGCCGACGGCTATTCCCATTGTGTGTTCGATATCGAACCCGAAGACGCCGCCGTCAAGCTGACAGTCACGCACAGCATAGACACCGCACCGTCGAAGCTTATCGAAGGCGTTTCCGGTGGATGGCCGAAGGTTCTGTCCAACCTCAAATCGCTTCTTGAAACCGGCCAGGTTGTTCTGGACAAACATGTCGATTGCAGAACTAAGACCTCGGCAGCGGCCTGA
- a CDS encoding metalloregulator ArsR/SmtB family transcription factor, with product MGVVTDRDKVFKALADGSRRALLDRLRMKSGLTLNDLCEGHDMSRQAVTKHLALLEAASLVVTKWQGREKLHYLNPVPINEIYTRWIGKFERGRLKALHNLKQALEEDHHE from the coding sequence ATGGGTGTGGTTACCGATCGGGACAAAGTGTTCAAAGCGTTAGCCGATGGCAGCCGCCGCGCCTTGCTTGACCGGCTGCGTATGAAAAGTGGGCTAACGCTTAACGACTTGTGCGAAGGCCATGACATGAGCCGTCAGGCGGTAACCAAGCACCTTGCCTTGCTGGAAGCGGCGAGCCTCGTCGTGACGAAGTGGCAAGGGCGCGAGAAGCTGCATTACCTCAACCCTGTGCCAATCAACGAGATATACACGCGCTGGATCGGCAAGTTCGAGCGGGGCCGGCTAAAGGCACTTCACAACCTGAAACAAGCCTTGGAGGAGGACCATCATGAGTAA